In Rhinolophus ferrumequinum isolate MPI-CBG mRhiFer1 chromosome 25, mRhiFer1_v1.p, whole genome shotgun sequence, the following proteins share a genomic window:
- the KCTD10 gene encoding BTB/POZ domain-containing adapter for CUL3-mediated RhoA degradation protein 3 isoform X2 — MEEMSGESVVSSAVPAAATRTTSFKGTSPSSKYVKLNVGGALYYTTMQTLTKQDTMLKAMFSGRMEVLTDSEGWILIDRCGKHFGTILNYLRDGAVPLPESRREIEELLAEAKYYLVQGLVEECQAALQNKDTYEPFCKVPVITSSKEEQKLIATSNKPAVKLLYNRSNNKYSYTSNSDDNMLKNIELFDKLSLRFNGRVLFIKDVIGDEICCWSFYGQGRKIAEVCCTSIVYATEKKQTKVEFPEARIYEETLNILLYEAQDGRGPDNALLEATGGAAGRSHHLDEDEERERERIERVRRIHIKRPDDRTHLHQ; from the exons ATG GAAGAGATGTCAGGAGAAAGTGTGGTGAGCTCAGCGGTGCCAGCGGCTGCCACCCGCACCACGTCCTTCAAGGGCACGAGCCCCAGCTCCAAGTACGTGAAGCTGAATGTGGGCGGCGCCCTCTACTACACCACCATGCAGACACTGACCAAGCAGGACACCATGCTGAAAGCCATGTTCAGCGGGCGCATGGAGGTGCTCACCGACAGTGAAG GCTGGATCCTAATCGACCGCTGTGGGAAGCACTTTGGTACGATCCTCAACTACCTTCGTGATGGGGCCGTCCCCTTGCCCGAGAGCCGCCGGGAGATCGAGGAGCTGCTGGCAGAAGCCAAGTACTACCTGGTCCAGGGCCTGGTGGAAGAGTGCCAGGCAGCCCTACAA AACAAAGATACGTATGAGCCTTTCTGCAAAGTTCCTGTGATCACCTCATCCAAAGAAGAACAGAAACTTATAGCAACTTCAAATAAG CCAGCCGTGAAGTTGCTCTACAACAGAAGTAACAACAAGTACTCATATACCAG CAATTCTGACGACAATATGTTGAAAAACATTGAACTCTTTGATAAGCTTTCTCTGCGCTTTAACGGAAGGGTCCTATTCATAAAGGATGTCATCGGGGACGAAATCTGCTGCTGGTCCTTTTACGGCCAGGGCCGCAAGATTGCTGAAGTCTGTTGTACCTCCATCGTCTATGCCACTGAGAAGAAGCAGACCAAG GTGGAGTTCCCTGAAGCCCGGATTTATGAGGAGACCCTGAATATTTTGCTGTACGAGGCCCAGGACGGCCGGGGACCTGACAATGCCCTCTTGGAGGCCACAGGGGGGGCGGCCGGCCGCTCCCACCATTTGGATGAGGACGAGGAGCGTGAACGCGAGCGGATTGAGCGCGTGCGTCGGATCCACATCAAGCGGCCCGACGACCGCACCCACCTCCACCAGTGA
- the KCTD10 gene encoding BTB/POZ domain-containing adapter for CUL3-mediated RhoA degradation protein 3 isoform X1, protein MEEMSGESVVSSAVPAAATRTTSFKGTSPSSKYVKLNVGGALYYTTMQTLTKQDTMLKAMFSGRMEVLTDSEGWILIDRCGKHFGTILNYLRDGAVPLPESRREIEELLAEAKYYLVQGLVEECQAALQQNKDTYEPFCKVPVITSSKEEQKLIATSNKPAVKLLYNRSNNKYSYTSNSDDNMLKNIELFDKLSLRFNGRVLFIKDVIGDEICCWSFYGQGRKIAEVCCTSIVYATEKKQTKVEFPEARIYEETLNILLYEAQDGRGPDNALLEATGGAAGRSHHLDEDEERERERIERVRRIHIKRPDDRTHLHQ, encoded by the exons ATG GAAGAGATGTCAGGAGAAAGTGTGGTGAGCTCAGCGGTGCCAGCGGCTGCCACCCGCACCACGTCCTTCAAGGGCACGAGCCCCAGCTCCAAGTACGTGAAGCTGAATGTGGGCGGCGCCCTCTACTACACCACCATGCAGACACTGACCAAGCAGGACACCATGCTGAAAGCCATGTTCAGCGGGCGCATGGAGGTGCTCACCGACAGTGAAG GCTGGATCCTAATCGACCGCTGTGGGAAGCACTTTGGTACGATCCTCAACTACCTTCGTGATGGGGCCGTCCCCTTGCCCGAGAGCCGCCGGGAGATCGAGGAGCTGCTGGCAGAAGCCAAGTACTACCTGGTCCAGGGCCTGGTGGAAGAGTGCCAGGCAGCCCTACAA CAGAACAAAGATACGTATGAGCCTTTCTGCAAAGTTCCTGTGATCACCTCATCCAAAGAAGAACAGAAACTTATAGCAACTTCAAATAAG CCAGCCGTGAAGTTGCTCTACAACAGAAGTAACAACAAGTACTCATATACCAG CAATTCTGACGACAATATGTTGAAAAACATTGAACTCTTTGATAAGCTTTCTCTGCGCTTTAACGGAAGGGTCCTATTCATAAAGGATGTCATCGGGGACGAAATCTGCTGCTGGTCCTTTTACGGCCAGGGCCGCAAGATTGCTGAAGTCTGTTGTACCTCCATCGTCTATGCCACTGAGAAGAAGCAGACCAAG GTGGAGTTCCCTGAAGCCCGGATTTATGAGGAGACCCTGAATATTTTGCTGTACGAGGCCCAGGACGGCCGGGGACCTGACAATGCCCTCTTGGAGGCCACAGGGGGGGCGGCCGGCCGCTCCCACCATTTGGATGAGGACGAGGAGCGTGAACGCGAGCGGATTGAGCGCGTGCGTCGGATCCACATCAAGCGGCCCGACGACCGCACCCACCTCCACCAGTGA